A stretch of DNA from Serinibacter arcticus:
TCGAGGCGACCTGGGAGGGCCGGTGAGGCCCGGGGCCAGGCTCGCCCTGGAGGCGCTCGCCGTCGCGATCGCGATCGTGGTGTGCGTGGCCGCCGCCCGGCTCGCCCCGGTCGACACCGCGCTGGTCGCGCTGCTGGTCGCCGGCGCCCTCGCGCTCGTCCGCGTGCTGCCCGACGGACGGTCGCCGCGGCTGCCCCGCGAGGTGGCGCCGGGACGCGCCGGTCGACGCGCCGACGTCTACCGGCTCTCGTGGGGCGTCTCGCCTGCCGACGACCTGGTCAGCGCGCAGGTGCTGCACCGCCTGGAGCGGGTCGTCGCCGACCGGCTCGACCAGCCGCCCCCGCCCGGGGCCGACGCCACGCTCGCCCGCCTGCGGGAGATGAGCGACGGCCCGCTGACCGCGGGACGCCTCACCCCAGCCGACCTTCGTTCCACCCTGACCGCCCTGGAGGAGCTCGACCGGCTCCACCAGCAGACGAGAGGACCCCGATGACCACGCCCGAGACCGACGCGACCGACGCTCCCGACGGCGTCGCGCCCGATGCCGCCCACGTCACCGAGGTGGCCGACCGGGCCGCCGCCGTCCTCGCGGAGGTGGCCACCGCCGTCGTCGGTATGGCCCCGGCCCTGCGGACGGCGCTGGCGACGATCCTCGCCGGCGGTCACGTGCTGCTCGAGGACGTGCCGGGCGTCGGCAAGACCCTCGCCGCGCGCAGCCTCGCGACGGCGTTGGGCCTGGACTTCCAGCGCCTCCAGTGCACACCCGACCTCCTCCCCAGCGACATCACCGGCTCGCTCGTGTACGACCCGGCGACGACGGCGTTCGAGTTCCGCCCCGGCCCGGTGTTCACCGGCCTGTTCCTCGCGGACGAGATCAACCGCACGCCGCCGAAGACGCAGTCGGCGCTGCTCGAGGCGATGGCGGAGCGCCAGGTCACGGTCGAGGGCACCAGCCACCCGCTGCCGACCCCCTTCCACGTCGTGGCGACCTCGAACCCGGTCGAGCACGAGGGCACCTACCCGCTGCCGGAGGCGCAGCTGGACCGCTTCATGGTGCGGCTCGCCGTCGGCTACCTCGACCCTGCCGACGAGGCGGACGTGCTCGCGCGGCGGCTCGGGCGACGTCGGGAGGCGGCGCCCGTGCGCCCGGTGGTCGACGCCGCAGGGCTGCTGCGGATGCAGGCGGGTGTCGAGGCGGTCGCCGTCGACCCCGACGTCCTGGCGTACTGCGTCGACCTGGCCGCCGCCACCCGCGCCCACCGGAGCGTCGAGGTCGGGGCGTCGCCCCGGGGGTCGCAGGCGCTCGTGCTCGTCGCGCGCGCCCTGGCCGTCATCGACGGCCGCGACTTCGTCACGCCCGAGGACGTCAAGGCCGTCGCCGTCCCGGCGCTGGCGCACCGCCTCACGCTGACGCCTCAGGCGTGGGCCACCGGGGTCTCCCCGAGCGCCGTCGTCGAGCAGCTCCTGATGGAGGTCGCGAGCCCGGCGGCCACGACGGCGTCGCGCCCGTCGTGACGTCCACGCGCTGGGGGCCCACCCTCGCCTGGACGGGAACGGTGGTGGTCGCGGTCGTCGTCGCGCTCGTGGGGGTCGTGGTCGGCCGCCCGGACGCGATCGCGCTCGTCGCGCCGGTGCTGGTGGCCGCCGTCGTCATGGCCGCGCGACGTCGGGACCGGGCGGACGCGTCCGCGCAGGCGGTCGCCGTGGCGCTGCTGCCCGACGCCCCCGCCGGCCACCACCGCGGCCTCCTGAGCGTCGCCGGCGACGGGGGCGACCGCCGGCTGCGCGTCGCCGTCCCCGGCTACACCTCGGCATCGGCGCTGATCGCCGCCGGCGGCACCGCGACGGCGGACGTGCGCTCGGCCCGCACCGGTCCGCTCGAGCTGTTCCGCGTCGACCACGCCGGGCTGGACGACGGCGTCGAGACGCCGCCCGCCGTCGTGCCGGCGCTCCGCGTCGTGGTCGAGCCCGGCACCGAGCGGCTCGGCCTGCTGCCGCTGCCGGACCAGCTCGTCGGGCTCACGGGGGCGCACACCTCCCGGCGTCGCGGCGACGGCGACGACCTCCACGACATCGCGCCGTTCCGCTCCGGCGACAGGCTCCGACGCATCGACTGGCGCGTGACGGCGCGCCGCGGCACCACCGACCCCGCGTGGGCACGCAGCTCTACGTCCGGCGCACGCAGGCCCTGGCCGAGGCGGTGGTGACGATCGTGCTGGACTCGCGCGACGACGTCGGGGTCGACGTCCGCACCTGGGCCGGCGGCACGCCGACCTCACCCGTCGAGCCGACCTCGCTCGACATCGCGCGGCAGGCCGCCGCGACGCTCGCCCGCGCCTACCTGGAGCAGGGCGACCGCGTAGGCCTCGCCGACCTCGGCACCCGCCGACGCCCGCTGCCCGCGGGCGCCGGTCGACGTCACCTCGCCCGCATCCTGCACGCGCTCGCGCTCTCGCGCCCCGAGGGCGAGCCGCCCCGGCTCCGCCGCGCCCCGCAGGTGTCGACGGGGGCGCTGCTGATCGTCGTCTCGACGTTCCTCGACAGCGACGCCGCGGCCGCCGCCGAGATGTGGGCGGCCGCAGGGCACCGGGTGATCGCCCTCGATGTGCTCACGACGCCGCACGTGGCCGATCTGCCCGCCGCTGAGGTGCTCGCGGCGCGGCTCGTGCTCGCCGAACGCGCCTCGCGGCTGCGCCGGCTCGAGCTCGCTGGCGTCGTAGTCGTCGACTGGGTCGACTCGGGGCGCGTCGGTCTCGACGTGCTCGCCCGCGGACGGCGGGGGGCGGCGTGAGCGGCGGAGGCGGGCCGCTCGGTCTCCCCGGGCGGCGCGAGCGCGTGGTGCTCGAGGTCGGTCGCGCGACGCGGGCGTGGGTGCTGCGACTGGTGGCGCTGCTGGCGGGACTGGGGGCGACCGCGCTGATCGGCGAGACGACGGCCGGCCTGGTCCTCGGCGCCCTCGCGGCCGTGGCGCTGGCCGCCGTGCCCCGCGCGATCGGCGCCGCCGCGCTGCTGGCCGTCTCGGCGACCGTGCTCCTCGTGGGCGAACCCCGCGATCCGCTCACGCTCGCCGGGACCGTCCTCGGCACCCACCTCGCGATCGTCGCCGCCAGGCTCGCCGAGGGGCTGCCGCTGCGCGGGATCGTGGCGCTGGCGGTGCTCCGCGAGCGGGCGCCGACGCTGCTGCTCGCGCAGGGGGTCGGCCAGGCCTGTGCGCTGGCCGCGTTCGCCGTGCGGTCCACGGGGGCGGTGCTTCCCTGGGTCACCGTCGGCGCGCTCGCGGCCGTCACGGCGCTGGCCTGGTGGTTGCTGCGGTCGGTGCCGCAGGACTGAGGCGCGTGGCACCATGGCCCCATGCCGGAGCTGCCCGAGGTGGACGCGCTGGGTGCCTTCCTGCGGGAGCGCACCACCTCCCGCATGGTCGTGGCCGCGCACGTCGCCCAGATCGGCGCGCTGAAGACCTTCGCCCCGCCGCTGGACGACGTCGTGGGCCGCGGGGTGGTCGGCGTCGAGCGGTACGGCAAGTGGCTCGCGATCGGCCTGGGCCCGCGCGGCGAGCTCGACCCGAGCGACGTCGAGCTGCACCTGGTCCTCCACCTCGCCAAGGCGGGCTGGCTGCGCTGGCGGGAGTCGATGCCTCCCGCGTCCACACCGAAGGGTCGTCCGATGGGACGCGCGGCCGGACCGCTCGCGCTGCGCGTGTGGTTCGACGACGACTCGGGCTTCGACCTCACCGAGGCCGGCACCCGCAAGCGGCTCGCCGTCCACCTGGTCACCGACCCGACGGCGATCGCCCCGATCGCCACGCTGGGGTTCGACCCCGTCACCGAGATGACGCCCGAGGCCCTCGGCGAGGCGCTCCGGCGCCGCAACCAGCAGATCAAGGGTGCCCTGCGCGACCAGAGCCTGGTCGCCGGGATCGGCAACGCCTACAGCGACGAGATCCTGCACGCCGCCCGGATGTCCCCGTTCGCTCTCACGTCCTCGCTCACGGACGAGGACGTGGCCCGCCTCGCCGTCGCCACGACCGAGATCCTGCGCTCCGCCGTCGAGCAGTCGGCCGGCAAGCCGGCCGCCGAGCTCAAGGACTCCAAGCGGCGCGGGATGGCCGTCCACGGGCGCACCGGCGAGGCCTGCCCGGTGTGCGGCGACGTCGTGCGCGAGGTCTCGTTCGCCGACCGCAGCCTGCAGTACTGCGCCACCTGCCAGACCGGCGGGACGCCGCTGGCCGACCGCCGGATGTCGCGCCTGCTGCGCTAGGTGCCGCGGCGACACGCCGCCGTCGTGCCGGATCCGATCGAGCCGACCGGCCCTCGCCGGGGAGCATGATGAGCGCGTGAGACGCAAGAAGAGCACGAACGACGCCGCCGCAGCCCCCGCCGCGACCACCGATCGGGCGGCCCCCGCGAGCACGGGTCTCGCGCCCCCCGCGCCGCCCCACCACTCCGACGCGGGCGCCAACCGCCCCCCGCGGTGGCTGCTGCGCGCGCTCGTGCTCACGGTCGTCGTCGTGTTCGTCGCGATCTTCACCTGGAACGCGCTCGGCTCGCTCAAGGGCCTCTTCGTCAACCTGCTGATCGCGATGTTCATCGCGCTCGCGCTGGAGCCCGTGGTGCTCTGGCTGGTGCGGCACGGCTGGAAGCGCGGCGCCGCCGCCTCCGCCGCGCTGTTCGGCTCGATCGTCGTGGCCGGCGGCGTGCTGGCGCTGTTCGGCAACCTGTTCGTGCAGCAGCTCGTCCAGCTCATCGAGGCGGCGCCGCAGACCTACGCCAACGTCGCGGAGTGGGTCGAGGGCCAGTTCGACGTCGCCGTGCCAGAGTCCGGCGACCTCGTCGACCAGGCGCTCAGCTCGTGGGGAGGCGACGTCGCGAGCGGCGCGCTGCTCCTGGGCTCGAGCATCGCGGGCGGGGTCATCGCGTTCCTGACGGTCATGCTCGTCACGTACTACCTGCTCGCCGCCGGCCCGAAGTTCCGGGCGACCATCTGCCGCTACCTCACGCCGAGCCGGCAGCAGGAGGTGCTCCGGCTGTGGGAGGTGACGCAGACGAAGGTGTCGGACTTCCTCAGCACCCGCGTGGTGCTCGCCGCGATCGCGACGGTCGCCACGGCCGTCTTCCTGCTCATCCTCGGCACGCCGTACGCGCTCCCGCTCGCGCTGTTCACGGGCCTGGTCTCGCAGTTCATCCCGACGATCGGCACCTACCTCGGTGGTGCCCTGCCGATCGTGGTCGCCCTGACGTCGCAGGACCTGACCCGCGCTGTCGTCGTCGCGGCCTTCATCGTGGCCTACCAGCAGGTCGAGAACCTGTGGCTGGCCCCCAAGGTGTCGGAGAAGGCGCTGGAGATGAACCCGGCGGTGTCGTTCGTCGTCGTGCTCGGCTTCGGGGCGGTCTTCGGCCCGCTCGGCGCGTTCCTCGGGCTGCCGATCGCGGCGACCATCCAGGCCGTGGCGGGCACCTACCTGCGGCGCCACGAGCTCGTCAGCTCCCCGATGCTCGCCGATCCCGAGGCGGCGCCCGCCCGCACCTGAGAACGACGCCACGGGGGGTGCGGTCCTGGCCAGCGACGAGCGTGAGTGCCATGGTGGCCCGATGAACAGCGCCACCGCGAGCAGCGGACCCTCCAGCCGGCAGGTCAGCAGCGTCTGGGAGAAGGTGGCCCGCACGGGCTACGCCGTCAGCGGCCTCATCCACGTGCTGCTGGGCGTCACCATCGCCCGGATCGGGCTCGGATCGGGCGGCGAGGCCGATCAGAGCGCCGCCCTCGGCCAGATCGCGGCGGCGCCGTTCGGGGCCGCCGTCCTGTGGATCGCCGTCGTCGCGTTCGTCGGGCTCGGCGCCTGGCAGATCGCCGACGCCCTCGCCTCGCACCACGAGTCCTCCGACCGCGCCAAGGCGGTGGGCAAGGCGGTCCTGTACCTGTCCCTCGCGTTCACCGCGGGCTCGCTCGTCATCGGCGCCGGCGGCAGCTCGGGCGGGTCCCAGGACGACAAGGCCCAGGGCCTGGCCGCCGGCCTGATGGGTGCCCCCGCGGGGCGGATCCTCGTCGGCGTGGTCGGCCTGGGGATCCTGGCCGGTGGCGCCTACCACGTGTACAAGGGCGCGAAGAAGAAGTTCCTCGAGGACCTCCAGGCCACACCCGGCGGCGAGCTGGGCCGCGGCGTCCGCCTCCTCGGCACGATCGGCTACATCGCCAAGGGCGTGGCGCTCGCCGTCGTCGGCGTGCTGTTCGTGCTCGCGGCGGCGACCGCCGACCCGGCCCAGGCGCAGGGCATCGACGGCGCCGTCGAGACGCTGCTCGGGGCTCCCGGCGGGCCGGTCGTGGTGGTGCTCGTGGGGATCGGGTTCGCCGCGTTCGGCGTGTACTCCTTCGCCCGGGCGCGCTACGCGAAGATGTGAGTGACGTGACCTCCTCATCCCGGCCGACCACGACCCCGGCCTCACGCCCGAGCCCGGCCGACGTGGGCGGCACCATCGCCCGGACCGTGATCGTCCCGGCGATGGTGGTGTGGTCCGTGATCGTCGGCCTCGGCTTCATCGTCAAGGCGATCGATCCCGCCGTCGACCCGGCCGTCAACGAGGCGCTGGCTGCGGCCCGCACCCCCGCGTGGGACCAGATCACCGCCGTCCTGTCGGGGATCGCGACGACGGAGGTGCTCAGCGCCACCTGCGCCGTCGTGGTCCTCGTCCTCTGGGCGATCACGCGGGAGTGGTGGTACGCGATCGTGCCGGCCGTCTCGCTCGCGACCCAGACCGCGATCTTCCTCACCAGCTCGCTCGTCGTGGGTCGGGAGCGGCCGGAGGTCGAGCAGCTCGACCACTCTCCCCCGACCTCCAGCTTCCCCAGCGGCCACACGGGGGCGTCGACGGCGTTCTAC
This window harbors:
- a CDS encoding AAA family ATPase, translating into MTTPETDATDAPDGVAPDAAHVTEVADRAAAVLAEVATAVVGMAPALRTALATILAGGHVLLEDVPGVGKTLAARSLATALGLDFQRLQCTPDLLPSDITGSLVYDPATTAFEFRPGPVFTGLFLADEINRTPPKTQSALLEAMAERQVTVEGTSHPLPTPFHVVATSNPVEHEGTYPLPEAQLDRFMVRLAVGYLDPADEADVLARRLGRRREAAPVRPVVDAAGLLRMQAGVEAVAVDPDVLAYCVDLAAATRAHRSVEVGASPRGSQALVLVARALAVIDGRDFVTPEDVKAVAVPALAHRLTLTPQAWATGVSPSAVVEQLLMEVASPAATTASRPS
- a CDS encoding DUF58 domain-containing protein; this encodes MTSTRWGPTLAWTGTVVVAVVVALVGVVVGRPDAIALVAPVLVAAVVMAARRRDRADASAQAVAVALLPDAPAGHHRGLLSVAGDGGDRRLRVAVPGYTSASALIAAGGTATADVRSARTGPLELFRVDHAGLDDGVETPPAVVPALRVVVEPGTERLGLLPLPDQLVGLTGAHTSRRRGDGDDLHDIAPFRSGDRLRRIDWRVTARRGTTDPAWARSSTSGARRPWPRRW
- a CDS encoding DUF58 domain-containing protein, yielding MGTQLYVRRTQALAEAVVTIVLDSRDDVGVDVRTWAGGTPTSPVEPTSLDIARQAAATLARAYLEQGDRVGLADLGTRRRPLPAGAGRRHLARILHALALSRPEGEPPRLRRAPQVSTGALLIVVSTFLDSDAAAAAEMWAAAGHRVIALDVLTTPHVADLPAAEVLAARLVLAERASRLRRLELAGVVVVDWVDSGRVGLDVLARGRRGAA
- a CDS encoding DNA-formamidopyrimidine glycosylase family protein, which codes for MPELPEVDALGAFLRERTTSRMVVAAHVAQIGALKTFAPPLDDVVGRGVVGVERYGKWLAIGLGPRGELDPSDVELHLVLHLAKAGWLRWRESMPPASTPKGRPMGRAAGPLALRVWFDDDSGFDLTEAGTRKRLAVHLVTDPTAIAPIATLGFDPVTEMTPEALGEALRRRNQQIKGALRDQSLVAGIGNAYSDEILHAARMSPFALTSSLTDEDVARLAVATTEILRSAVEQSAGKPAAELKDSKRRGMAVHGRTGEACPVCGDVVREVSFADRSLQYCATCQTGGTPLADRRMSRLLR
- a CDS encoding AI-2E family transporter, producing the protein MRRKKSTNDAAAAPAATTDRAAPASTGLAPPAPPHHSDAGANRPPRWLLRALVLTVVVVFVAIFTWNALGSLKGLFVNLLIAMFIALALEPVVLWLVRHGWKRGAAASAALFGSIVVAGGVLALFGNLFVQQLVQLIEAAPQTYANVAEWVEGQFDVAVPESGDLVDQALSSWGGDVASGALLLGSSIAGGVIAFLTVMLVTYYLLAAGPKFRATICRYLTPSRQQEVLRLWEVTQTKVSDFLSTRVVLAAIATVATAVFLLILGTPYALPLALFTGLVSQFIPTIGTYLGGALPIVVALTSQDLTRAVVVAAFIVAYQQVENLWLAPKVSEKALEMNPAVSFVVVLGFGAVFGPLGAFLGLPIAATIQAVAGTYLRRHELVSSPMLADPEAAPART
- a CDS encoding DUF1206 domain-containing protein, encoding MNSATASSGPSSRQVSSVWEKVARTGYAVSGLIHVLLGVTIARIGLGSGGEADQSAALGQIAAAPFGAAVLWIAVVAFVGLGAWQIADALASHHESSDRAKAVGKAVLYLSLAFTAGSLVIGAGGSSGGSQDDKAQGLAAGLMGAPAGRILVGVVGLGILAGGAYHVYKGAKKKFLEDLQATPGGELGRGVRLLGTIGYIAKGVALAVVGVLFVLAAATADPAQAQGIDGAVETLLGAPGGPVVVVLVGIGFAAFGVYSFARARYAKM
- a CDS encoding phosphatase PAP2 family protein translates to MTSSSRPTTTPASRPSPADVGGTIARTVIVPAMVVWSVIVGLGFIVKAIDPAVDPAVNEALAAARTPAWDQITAVLSGIATTEVLSATCAVVVLVLWAITREWWYAIVPAVSLATQTAIFLTSSLVVGRERPEVEQLDHSPPTSSFPSGHTGASTAFYLALAVCASRLRSTALRWTAWVLCALVPIAVAFARVYRGMHHPTDVLGGFAVGIACAWIASRYLARVTHLVGSAPVRA